The Pontibacter korlensis sequence AGGCAGTGGATTATGCACGTGAGCAGATCGCGTCGCTGATCAATTGTTCTCCTAAGGAAATCATCTTTACTTCTGGCGCTACTGAATCAGATAACCTTGCTATAAAAGGTGTGTTTGAGATGTACGCTTCTAAAGGCAACCATATCATCACGGTTACTACCGAGCACAAGGCTGTGCTGGATACTTGCAAGCACATTGAGAAAATTGGTGGTAAGGTTACTTACCTTAAGGTGAACGACAAAGGTCTGATCGATCTGAAAGAGCTGGAAGAAGCTATCACCGATAAGACTATCCTTATCTCTGTAATGTATGCCAACAACGAGATTGGTGTGATTCAGCCAATTCGTGAGATCTCTGCTATTGCTAAAAAGCGTGGTATTTTGTTCTTTACAGATGCGACCCAGGCTGTAGGTAAAATACCAGTGGACGTAGAAGCTGATGGCATTGACCTGATGGCTTTCTCTGCCCACAAAATGTATGGCCCTAAGGGTGTTGGTGCACTGTATGTGCGTCGTAAAAACCCACGTGTTAAAGTTACTGCCCAGATGGACGGTGGCGGACATGAGCGCGGCATGCGTTCAGGTACATTGAACGTACCTGGTATTGTTGGCCTTGGCAAAGCTGCTGAAATTGCTAAGCAGGACATGGAAGCCGATACCAAGCGTATTGCAGCCATGCGTGACAGATTAGAGCGTGAACTTCTTACAATTGAGGAGTCTTATGTGAATGGTTCTACTGAGCACCGTCTGCCACACGTGTCTAACATCTCTTTCAAATATGTAGAAGGTGAAGGCCTTATGATGGGTGTGAAGGATTTGGCTGTATCTTCCGGATCTGCCTGTACCTCAGCCTCTTTGGAGCCATCTTACGTATTAAAAGCACTAGGTCTTAGCGATGACCTAGCTCACTCTTCGCTGCGTTTTGGTTTGAGTCGCTTTACTACGGACGAGGAAATTGACTTTGCCATCGACCATGTAAAAGAGGCTGTGGCCAAACTTCGTGAGCTTTCTCCGCTGTGGGAAATGTTCAAAGAAGGTATTGACCTTGACACTATTGAGTGGGCAGAACACTAAGAGGAATTTGGTCAGGAGTAAGTAGCGACTTGTTATTTACACTTGATTAGTAGTTCATCATCATTAACCAGTAAAAAATATAGCTATGGCTTATTCAGATAAAGTAATCGACCATTATACCAACCCACGTAACGTTGGTACCCTTGATAAAGCAAAGAAAAACGTAGGTACCGGCTTAGTAGGTGCCCCTGAGTGTGGTGACGTTATGCGTCTTCAGATTGAGGTAGACGAGAACCAAATCATCACCGACGCTAAATTTAAAACGTTTGGTTGTGGTTCAGCAATCGCCTCTTCTTCACTAGCTACTGAGTGGCTGAAAGGTAAATCTGTTGACGAGGCGCTTGCCATAGACAACATGGCCATCGTGGAAGAACTGGCTCTTCCGCCAGTGAAGATCCACTGCTCTGTACTTGCAGAAGATGCCATCAAAACTGCTATCAACGACTACAGAGTGAAAAACGGCCTTCCAGAACTGGAAATGCCTAAGTCTCACCACTAAGAAGCCCAGACTCCATGGAGTCAACTACGGATGTGCACGTTGAAAGTGCCCGTATTCAAAAGCAGATTGAGCACCACTTAGGCATAAGCGGTAACAGTCTGCTTTTTGAATTCAGGCAGCTCGACAACAAAACGCGCCTCGACCTGATCACGGTTAACCCGCGCCACCACCAATCGTTCCTGCTACACTCAGAAGTGGGCTACGATAAACTGGAAGTGTTGCGCAAAATGCTGAGCTACGTGCAAAGCTACCGAGACCAGGAAAGTTCTTTTACTGTGCAGTGGATTGCCCGTGATGATAAAGAGTTGAACACCTCTTACTTTAGGGCACGTAATATGTATGAGGCGTTAGATAAATTATACTATGGCAGAGACATGAACACTATCACAGTTTTCAGTATAGTGCTAAATCCTGTCTCCTAATTAATAATAAGTTATGATCACAGTATCAGATAAAGCAAAAGAGAAGGTATTTAAGCTGAGACAAGAAGCTCAGCTCGACGAGAAATTCCGTTTGCGTGCCTCTGTTACAGGTGGTGGCTGCTCAGGTCTTTCCTATAACCTCGACTTTGATGACGAGGTAAAGCCGATGGATCAGGAGTTCGAAGACAAAGGTGTGAAGGTTGTGGTAGATATGAAGAGCTTCCTGTACCTGGCAGGTACAGAGCTAGACTTCTCCGATGGCCTGAACGGTAAAGGCTTTTTCTTCAACAACCCGAATGCCTCACGTACCTGTGGCTGTGGCGACAGCTTTTCGGTATAAGCTAATACCATCTATCATAAAAAAAGCCCTGCTATATCAAGCTGGGCTTTTTTTATGATGACTGAGCTGCAATGACCAGATGTAGTTATTTGAATGAATGCAGGATGTTGGTATTTTACTTTTATCCTGCCACTTAATAGTTAAGCAACAACACCTACTGCATCTTACTACTACATAAAGAAGAAGCCCAGGCTAATTAAAACAAGCTGGGCTTCTTCTTTATGTAGTTACGTTTATCGCTTTACAAACCGGCTGGTGTGGCGTTTGCCCGTTTCAGCTAACAACACCAGTACATAGGTTCCTTCTTCCATGCTACTAACATCAACAGTATGTTGCCACGCATCTGCCTGAAGCTGCTGCTCTTTCAACTTCCGCCCCATCACATCCATTACGAAAGCTTGGTGTAGACGCATATCAGCATTTATTTGTAGCTGGTGAGTTGTTATAGTTGGAAAAACCTTCACCTCTTGCGCCACTTTACGAGCCACAACAGCAACAAACGAGTAGGTGTAACTTCCATCCTCACCCACCTGCTTCAGCCTGTTATAAGCTGTTCCTGCAAAAGGGGCCTCATCTCTGAAAGTATAGTTTACTGTTTGCACCGTAATGCCATGTCCCACAACTGTACCTATACCCTCAAAGGAAATGCCATCAGAACTTCTTTCTACTACGAAGTGGCTATTCTGATCCTGACTTGCTGTTTGCCAAAACAGTTCTACAAATATATCTTTAACTTTTGCTCTGAAGAACGATAATTCTACAGGTATGGGTGTAGGTGTTTCTACCACCTGCGTGTACCATTTCACTGGTACCTCATCAATAGCAAGGCCATGGTCTGCCTCTACTTCATCTGCGTCTTTCCAGCGCAACATCAGGTAATAACCTTCCGTCACCTCTAATTGCAAGATTGCTTCAAGCATCCTCCTTTTATCTGCAGCGTTGCCATTCAGCGCAGTACCCTCCGTTCCAAACTTTGCCCCGTAGAACTTTAGCTCAGGCACCTCAGTGCACCCTATGTTTGATTTAGGGGAAGTATTAAAGCCACCCTGCTCGCTACTGATAGCGTACCAAAAAGAAAGCACATGTTGCCGTGCCGTTTTATTGATAAGTCGCCATTGCTCACCAGTATAATTTACGCTTATACTGCCAAAGAAAGCCCTGGCACTCATATCTTTGGCAGTATAAGCGTAAGTTCAATTTTATCAGGCTCTTAAACGTAAGCTAACAGAAAGGGAAGGAGAAAGCCCTTGCACTAGACACTTTGATGATGTCGCCCCCAAGCAAGCCCTTCCCTTTCTCTTCATCTTAAAAGCCTGGACAGTACCCCATCCGCAGGCATGAGTGAGTGTAGGCCCGGAAGATGAATGTTTTTTGTCCACTTTAGTCCCTTTCAGCTATGAAGAATTTACTCTGTCAGAACCTGGGCGTCGATGTGGGCAAAGACGCTCTGGATGTGGTGCGACATTCCTTCACTTTTGCTGGGGTCGATCTTACCCTATGTTCTACCGCCTGCACTTGCCGGCTGTTACCTTTGCTGCAGCAAACATGCCCTGCACCGGGATGCGTCAGCAGCTAGTAATATAAGAAATAAGGCGGTCGGGCAGACCGTTTCAGCTTGGGAGATATACGGTCGCAGTAGCCAGGTAGCCCAGGAATCCAACCTGCTTTAGCGGGGGGAATGTCAACTCCACCGACTTGATTGTACTTCCTGTATTATTCTGCAACAGCAACATATAAAGGAGCTCACCGGCTTTGGCTGATGCTATTGACCCCAAAGCTCTATCTGTTGAACCTGTAGAACCATAGCTAATAAGTCTACCGGTATTACCGGAGCCATTATTAGCTGTAATAATGTTGTTAGATACAGAGCGATATACAGACCAACCTGGAAGGTAATAACTACCACTCTCCCAAACAGCAGTTTCAGAAGCAGGCAGTTCATCAAAGTTTTGAGTGTACTGGTTTTGGCGCTGCCCCATTCCTATTTGAGCTTCAGCAGTTGATGCTAATAATAGAAAAGTGCCGCAAAAAACATCAGATCGCTTTATAAAAGTAAAAGTTTTTTTCATTGGCTTGAAAAGGGTGATTGGTTAATTCTTAGCACTTAAGGATTCAATAACGCAGCTCAAACTCATTGATTCCTATTATAATCAAGTTGATTATAAATATTTTTCTAAAGCGATTTAACATGCCGCAATAGAATAAAAGGAAGTCATAGCCATAAAGTCCAAAACACCTGATTATAGTTAATAGCATTCATTATAGCTGTAAATTCCAAAGCTTTTCCTGCACAAAAACTGAACGATTCATAATAGATACACTCAATAATGGTATACAATTAATCGATTTGATCGATAGACATAGTTACTATACTTTTGAGGCATCAATAAAACAGAAGTCAAAGCACCTTATCATGAACGAGAAAAAAAAAAACACCAGACTTACGACTGCCTCAGGAAGACCAATCTATGAGTATGAAGACAGCCAGACGGCTGGACCTAGAGGACCAGTGTTACTGCAGGATTATATTCTGCATGAGAAGCTAGCACACTTCAACCGTGAGCGCATACCAGAGCGCGTGGTGCATGCTAAAGGTTCAGGGGCTTATGGTACCTTTACTGTAACAAACGATATTACGAAATATACTAAGGCTAATCTTTTCAGTGAGATTGGTAAAGAAACAAGAATTTTCCTTCGCTTTTCTACTGTAGGAGGCGAGAAAGGCAGTGCCGATGCAGAGCGTGATCCTAGAGGGTTTGCTTTAAGGTTCTATACCGAAGAAGGTAACTGGGATTTAGTGGGCAACAATACTCCGGTTTTCTTCATCAAAGATCCTAAGAAGTTCCCAGACTTCATCCACACACAGAAGCGTGATCCTTACACCAACTGTAAAAGTGCAACCATGGTATGGGACTTCTGGAGCCTGAATCCAGAAAGCTTACACCAGGTAATGATACTGATGAGCGACCGTGGAACACCTGCTTCTTACCGCCACATGCATGGCTTTGGTAGCCACACTTTCTCGTTCATTAATGCCGAAAATGAGCGCTTCTATGTTAAGTTTCACTTTAAGACGCTGCAAGGCATCAAAAACTTCACAGATGAAGAAGCTACACGCATGAAAGGTATTGACCCTGATCATGCTCAGCGAGACTTAGTAGAGTCAATAGATCGCGGCGACTTCCCTAAATGGACCATGAAGGTGCAAATAATGCCAGAGGCGGAAGCTGCAACTTATAAGTGGAATCCTTTTGACCTGACAAAGGTGTGGTCTCAGAAAGACTATCCGCTGATAGATGTTGGTGTGATTGAGCTAAACGAGAACCCTGATAACTTCTTTGCACACGTTGAGCAAGCAGCATTTGCTCCAGCTCACGTAGTCAATGGCATCAGCTACTCACCTGACAAAATGCTACATGGTCGTCTGCTGTCTTATCCGGACGCGCAGCGTTATCGCTTGGGTGCTAACTATGAGCAGATTCCGGTTAACCGCTGCCCTTATATGGTAGCCAACTATCAACGAGACGGACAGATGCGCACTGATGGCAACGGTGGTGGCAAACCAAACTACTTCCCGAACAGCTTTGATGATGTGTACACAGATGAGAAGTTCAAGCAGCCTGCTGAGGACTTAGGGCACCATGTAGTAGCCGATTGGTATGATCGCAACGCTGCCGGGGAAAACGATCATTATACACAGCCAGGAGACCTATTCCGCCTGATGACTCAGGAAGAAAAGCAAAACACTGTTAGCAATATTATAGGCTCCATGAAGGGTATCAGCGGCGAAAAGCGTGACCTTATCGTTAACCGCCAGCTGTGCCACTTCTTCCGTGCTGATATCAGCTTAGGCATTGCTGTAGCACAAGGCTTAGGAGTTGATATAAGCCAGCATGCTACAGGAAATGTGCATGCTAATTAATTTACACTTGTAGTAACGCGTGATATATGGGGGATGGAAGCACCGGCGAAAGCTGGTGCTTCTTCTTTTTAAGGTAGTATAGTTTATGTACAATTACTTAGCAACTCTAATTTTCACTTTCCAGTGGTACGCCTTCTGCTGAAGGCAAAATTGTGCAGAATTACGGTGCAATATGATTCGGAACTTAATGGGCTTGACAGATGTACTAGAGTAGCTACATGAAAGTATGTTCATGTATTAATCACATCTAATATTACAATCACATGAGTACCTATAAAG is a genomic window containing:
- the iscU gene encoding Fe-S cluster assembly scaffold IscU: MAYSDKVIDHYTNPRNVGTLDKAKKNVGTGLVGAPECGDVMRLQIEVDENQIITDAKFKTFGCGSAIASSSLATEWLKGKSVDEALAIDNMAIVEELALPPVKIHCSVLAEDAIKTAINDYRVKNGLPELEMPKSHH
- a CDS encoding T9SS type A sorting domain-containing protein codes for the protein MSARAFFGSISVNYTGEQWRLINKTARQHVLSFWYAISSEQGGFNTSPKSNIGCTEVPELKFYGAKFGTEGTALNGNAADKRRMLEAILQLEVTEGYYLMLRWKDADEVEADHGLAIDEVPVKWYTQVVETPTPIPVELSFFRAKVKDIFVELFWQTASQDQNSHFVVERSSDGISFEGIGTVVGHGITVQTVNYTFRDEAPFAGTAYNRLKQVGEDGSYTYSFVAVVARKVAQEVKVFPTITTHQLQINADMRLHQAFVMDVMGRKLKEQQLQADAWQHTVDVSSMEEGTYVLVLLAETGKRHTSRFVKR
- a CDS encoding HesB/IscA family protein, whose product is MITVSDKAKEKVFKLRQEAQLDEKFRLRASVTGGGCSGLSYNLDFDDEVKPMDQEFEDKGVKVVVDMKSFLYLAGTELDFSDGLNGKGFFFNNPNASRTCGCGDSFSV
- a CDS encoding IscS subfamily cysteine desulfurase, which produces MLTLPIYLDNNATTPLDPRVLEAMMPYMTNMFGNAASRNHAFGWQAEEAVDYAREQIASLINCSPKEIIFTSGATESDNLAIKGVFEMYASKGNHIITVTTEHKAVLDTCKHIEKIGGKVTYLKVNDKGLIDLKELEEAITDKTILISVMYANNEIGVIQPIREISAIAKKRGILFFTDATQAVGKIPVDVEADGIDLMAFSAHKMYGPKGVGALYVRRKNPRVKVTAQMDGGGHERGMRSGTLNVPGIVGLGKAAEIAKQDMEADTKRIAAMRDRLERELLTIEESYVNGSTEHRLPHVSNISFKYVEGEGLMMGVKDLAVSSGSACTSASLEPSYVLKALGLSDDLAHSSLRFGLSRFTTDEEIDFAIDHVKEAVAKLRELSPLWEMFKEGIDLDTIEWAEH
- a CDS encoding catalase → MNEKKKNTRLTTASGRPIYEYEDSQTAGPRGPVLLQDYILHEKLAHFNRERIPERVVHAKGSGAYGTFTVTNDITKYTKANLFSEIGKETRIFLRFSTVGGEKGSADAERDPRGFALRFYTEEGNWDLVGNNTPVFFIKDPKKFPDFIHTQKRDPYTNCKSATMVWDFWSLNPESLHQVMILMSDRGTPASYRHMHGFGSHTFSFINAENERFYVKFHFKTLQGIKNFTDEEATRMKGIDPDHAQRDLVESIDRGDFPKWTMKVQIMPEAEAATYKWNPFDLTKVWSQKDYPLIDVGVIELNENPDNFFAHVEQAAFAPAHVVNGISYSPDKMLHGRLLSYPDAQRYRLGANYEQIPVNRCPYMVANYQRDGQMRTDGNGGGKPNYFPNSFDDVYTDEKFKQPAEDLGHHVVADWYDRNAAGENDHYTQPGDLFRLMTQEEKQNTVSNIIGSMKGISGEKRDLIVNRQLCHFFRADISLGIAVAQGLGVDISQHATGNVHAN